GGCGATCCCGCCCGCGACGACGTGGTGCGGCAGCCCCTTCACCGGCCGGCCGCGCAGGTCGACCAGCCCGGTCTGCCGCGCCAGCCCTTCCCCGTCGCGGCTGACCCGCACCAGGTAACGGCTGCCCTTGCGCAGCCCGCCGCCGGCGACGATCTGCACCTCGGAGCCGTGCCCGAAGATCTCGGCGATCTCCTTCCGCAGCCGGCGGGCGACCGACCCGGTGTCCAGCTCCGCCTCGATGACGATGTGCCCGCCGATCAGGTGCAGCGCACCGGCGAAGCGCAGCATCGTCGCCAGCTCGGACTTGCGCGCCGACAGCTTGGAGACCGGTATCCGGCTCAGCTCGTCCTTCACCGCGGCGGTCATCGCCATGCGTCCACCCTTTCGCTGTCCCCGCCGTCCAGAGCGCGGCTGATTGCCTCGCTCAGCCGGTCCGGGTCGTGCCGTTCCGCGCTGTCCTTCGCGGCGAGCCTCGACAGTACGAGACGCGTCCCGATCGCGCGCGCGAAGCCCTCGAGTTCCTTGCGGTCCAGCACGGCGTCGTGGTCGGCGAGAACCGCGTGGATGTTCAGCCCGCCGAACGGCTCGGCATGGGCGAGCAGCACGCGCAACAGGTCCGCCGGCGAGTACTCGTCGGTCTCGCCCGCTTGGGGAACCAGGTTCAGCACGACCAGCACGCGGGCCCGCGTGGTCGCCAGCGCACTGCCCAGCTCGCGCAGCAGCAGGTGCGGGATGACGCTGGTGAACCACGAACCGGGCCCGAGCACGACGACGTCCGCCTCGCGCACCGCGTCGACCGCCTCGGCACACGCGGGCGCACCCGGCGCGGTGAGCCGGACCGAGCGCACCCGGCCCGGGGTGGCCGCGATCGACGACTGGCCGCGAACGCGTCGCACCCGATCCGGATCCTCCGGGTCGAACCGGTCCGCCTCGGCAATCAGGTCCAGCGGTGCGGGGCTCATCGGCAGCACCCGGCCCACTGCGCCGACCAGTTCGCCGAGGACGGCCAGGGCGCGGCGCGGGTCCTCGCCGTGGTCGATCATCCCGGTCAGCAGCAGATTCCCGACCGGGTGTCCCACGAGCACGCCGTCGCCGCCGAAGCGGTGCTGCAGCAGCTCGGCCCAGTACTGGTGCTGCGGCGCGCTGCCGGCCAGCGCCACCAGGGCCATTCGCAGATCGCCGGGCGGGAGCACGTTCATCTCGCGCCGGATTCGGCCGGACGAGCCGCCGTCGTCGGCAACGGTGACGACCGCGGTGAGCTCGTTCGTCAGCACCCGTAAGGCGGACAGCGAGGCATGCAGCCCGTGCCCGCCGCCGAGCGCCACGGCCTTGAACCCGCTCATTCGCGGCCGAGGTCGCGGTTGACGATCGTCGTCTGGACGCCGGCCGCCGACAGCCGGTCGGCCAACTCGCGGGCCAGGACCACTGAACGGTGCTTGCCGCCGGTGCAGCCGACCGCCAGGGTCAGATAGCGCTTGCTCTCGCGGCGGTAGCCGTCGGTGATGATCTGCAGCAGGTCGGTGTACCGGTCCAGGAACGGAACGGCGTCCGGCTGGCCGAGGACGAAGTCGCGGACCGGCTGGTCCAGGCCGGTGAGCTCGCGCAGCTCCGGCGTCCAGAACGGGTTCGGCAGGAAGCGGACATCGACCACCAGGTCGGCATCCACCGGCAGCCCGTACTTGAAACCGAAGGACACCACGGTCGCGCGCAACTCGGGCCGGCCCTCCGGAAGGTGGCCGCCGAGGAACGAGGTCTCGATGGCGTGGCGCAGTTCGTGCACCGAGCGGCCCGAGGTGTCCAGGATCAGGTCGGCGTCCTCGCGCACCCCCTCGAGCAGGGTGCGCTCGGCCGCGATGCCGTCGACCAGGCGCCCGTCGCCCTGCAGCGGGTGCTCCCGCCGCACGCTCTCGTACCGGCGCACCAGCACGTCGTCGGACGCCTCGAGGAACAGCACTCGCGGGCGCATGCCGCGATCGGTGAGCTCGCGCAACACACCGGCGATGTCCGACGAGAACGCGCGGCCCCGCACGTCCATGACCACGGCCAGCCGGCTCACCTGGCCCTGGGTGCGCGCGACCAGGTCGACGAGAGTGATCACCAGCTCCGGCGGCAGGTTGTCGACGACGAAGTAGCCGAGATCCTCGAAGCACTTCGCCGCGGTGCTGCGCCCGGCCCCGGACAGTCCGGTGACGACGATGGTCTCCGGCGCCATCAGCGCCGTCGCGTCGACCGTCACATGTTCTCCCTGTCCCTCGTGCTCGCACCATCTTCGTCGTTCCCGCGCTCTTTGTCGCCGCGCACGGTGCCCGTGCCGCCTTCGGGGGCGACGGCGGCCACGACCGCCTCGGCGGTGCGCGGTCCGATGCCCGGCACGGTGGCGATCTCCGCCGCGGTGGCCTCGCGCAGCTTCTTCAGCGAGCCGAAGCGCAGCAGCAGCGCCTTGCGGCGCGTCCGGCCCAGGCCGGGAATGTTGTCCAGCGCGGACACCGTCATCGCTTTGGACCGCTTCTGCCGGTGGTAGGTGATCGCGAAGCGGTGCGCCTCGTCGCGCACCCGTTGCAGCAGGTACAGCCCCTCGGACGTGCGCGGCAGGATCGTCGGGTAGCTCTCCCCCGGCAACCACACCTCCTCCAGCCGCTTGGCCAGGCCGACCAGCGCGACGTCGTCGATGCCGAGGTCGGCGAGGACGGCCGCCGCCGCGGCCACCTGCGGCGCACCGCCGTCGACGACGAGCAGGTTCGGGGGGTAGGCGAAGCGACGCGGCCGCAGCCGCCCCTCGGGCCCCTCGACGAGCGCTGCCGGGTGCCCGTCGGCCCGCTCGCGCTCCTCGGCGGCCGGGTCGGAGTCGGCGTCCGCGCCCAGCTCCACCTGCTCCTGCAGGAACCGGGCGAAACGGCGGCGGACCACCTCGGCGATCCAATCGGTGTCGCCGGTTCCCGAGCGCATCGCGAAGCGCCGGTACTCGCTCTTGCGGGCCAGGCCGTCCTCGAACACCACCATGCTGGCCACGACGTTGGTGCCCTGGACGTGGCTGATGTCGAAGCACTCGATGCGCAGCGGGGCCGACGGCAGCGCCAGCGCGTCCTGCAGTTCGGCCAGCGCCTGCGACCGGGCGGTGAGGTCCGAGGCGCGCTTGAGCTTGTGCTGGGTGAGCGCCTGCGCGGCGTTACGCGCGACCGTCTCGGCCAACGCCCGCTTGTCGCCTCGGCGGGGTACCCGCAGG
This genomic stretch from Jatrophihabitans cynanchi harbors:
- the rapZ gene encoding RNase adapter RapZ, translated to MAPETIVVTGLSGAGRSTAAKCFEDLGYFVVDNLPPELVITLVDLVARTQGQVSRLAVVMDVRGRAFSSDIAGVLRELTDRGMRPRVLFLEASDDVLVRRYESVRREHPLQGDGRLVDGIAAERTLLEGVREDADLILDTSGRSVHELRHAIETSFLGGHLPEGRPELRATVVSFGFKYGLPVDADLVVDVRFLPNPFWTPELRELTGLDQPVRDFVLGQPDAVPFLDRYTDLLQIITDGYRRESKRYLTLAVGCTGGKHRSVVLARELADRLSAAGVQTTIVNRDLGRE
- a CDS encoding gluconeogenesis factor YvcK family protein, encoding MSGFKAVALGGGHGLHASLSALRVLTNELTAVVTVADDGGSSGRIRREMNVLPPGDLRMALVALAGSAPQHQYWAELLQHRFGGDGVLVGHPVGNLLLTGMIDHGEDPRRALAVLGELVGAVGRVLPMSPAPLDLIAEADRFDPEDPDRVRRVRGQSSIAATPGRVRSVRLTAPGAPACAEAVDAVREADVVVLGPGSWFTSVIPHLLLRELGSALATTRARVLVVLNLVPQAGETDEYSPADLLRVLLAHAEPFGGLNIHAVLADHDAVLDRKELEGFARAIGTRLVLSRLAAKDSAERHDPDRLSEAISRALDGGDSERVDAWR